AGTTCGGCATACTGCGGGTTGCCAAACCAGTCATATCCAAGCACTACAGGCTGATTAGATCCCATTCCGATAGTGAAGACCTGAATATTGCTCTCCTTTGCATAAGCTTCCGCCTCCTGCGGTGAGATGACTCCGGCGTTATTGACACCGTCAGACAAAAGAATTACAACCTTCTTCTGATTTGGAATCGAATCTGCCATATTTATGCCAAGGGCAAGTCCGTCACCTATAGCAGTGGCGCCGTCCTTTGACATAATGTCATTCAGATTTTCAATAACCCTCTCTTTATCCGGCGTAAGATAACTCGCAGTCGAAGCTCCGGATTCAAAGACCACAATTCCGGCATAGTCCTTTGGATCGAGATCCTTAATCAGCTCTTCAGCAGCTCCCTTTGCAGCCTCAAGACGGTTTGGGGAATAATCGGTCGCCTGCATACTTCCGGAATTGTCCATCACAAGGACAACGCTTACACCCTCCTTAGTCTGCTCAAGCGGGATATGCGGATCGGCAAGCCCGATAAATATACATCCTATTGCCGCAAGAATCAGAATAACAAGAATTTTCGGCTTCCTTGACTTAGAGAGATCACCAAGAGTGCTCTTTAAAAAACTCACCCGGGAAAAAGCCATAGCCTCCTGCTTTCTCTTCCTCGCCGAAATTTCAATATAATACCAGCACACCGGAAGAATCAGAAGGCCGAGTAACCATTCCGGGCTGTAAAAACCTGCCATATATCACACACCTCTCTTAATTTCACCGGAGAAAAATTTCTTTAAAACTATATCATACCTGTCGGTGGTTTTAAGGTCAACACAGCCGATTCTGCACCTCTTAAAAGAATTAAAAACCTTCTCATCCGCTTCCCTGACAGATTCCTCAAACCGAATTCTTACAGACTCGTCCGAGGTGTCAATGAGAATCTGTTCACCGGTTTCAGGGTCCTCCAGCTCAATAAGGCCGACATCCGGCAGTTCTGACTCCCTCGGATCAGTAAGCCGGATTGCAATAACCTCATGCCGTCCTTTCATAATCTTAAGCGGTTTCCGATAGCCTTCGGCATAAAAGTCAGAGATCAGAATGACCGAACTCTTCCTCTTAACAGTCTTTGAGAGGAAGGAGATGGCCGGTGATATATCAGTACCCTTAGATTCGGGGACAAATTCAGTCATTGTATTAAGTATCTTTATCAGATGCTTTCGCCCCCGCCCTGCCGGGATGAACTTCTCCACCCTGTCAGTGAATATGCAGAGGCCCACACGGTCATTGTTTTTAATTGCCGCAAATCCAATCGAGGCGCAGATCTCAATCATACGTTCATATTTCGGAACAACCAAACCAAAACTTCCGGAACCTGAATAGTCCGGCACGAGGTAGAAGGTCTGATCCCTCTCCTCGGTAAACTCCTTGATATATGGATGGTTGAGCCTCGCAGTGACATTCCAGTCAATAGCCCGGACGTCATCACCAGGCACATACTCCCTTATATCAGTGAACTCAATACCCTGGCCCTTAAATACAGATCTGTGCTGCCCGGACTGGAGGCCTTCAACATATATTTTTGTATATAACTCCACATCTGAGATCTTCTTTATCAGGTCCCTGACATCCCTCCCGGGAGCAGCCACCGTCTCTGAAACAGCCTCTCTTTTAAATCCGGGAATTTTAAATTTCATACATTTCTGACCTCCCACGAAAACGGATAATCACAGAGATATTCATGGCACAGGCACTGACTGAAGAATCTTCTCAATCAGGTCGTCAGTTGTGACCTCTTCGGCTTCGGCCTCATATGTCAGCAGGATTCTGTGCCTGAGCACGTCAGCGGCTATTGACTTTACATCCTGCGGGGTGACATAACCCCTGCCCTTAAGCAGAGCATACGCCTTTGCACCCAGTACAAGATAGATTGAGGCCCGCGGGGATGCACCGCATGAGATATAATTTCCGGCATCAAGTCCGTATCTGTCAGGATTCCGGGTGGCATCAACGAGAGCAGCACAGTATTTCTTAATCTCAGACTCTGCATATATCTCCTTTACGAATTTCTGGATCTCGATTATCTTCTCAGCCGGAATAACCCTCTCAGGCTTTGAGGCGAAGCCTTCGGTGAACCTGTCAAGAATTATAACCTCATCTGACAGTGACGGATAGGTCATCATTACCTTAAACATAAACCTGTCAACCTGTGCCTCGGGGAGAGGATATGTCCCCTCGGACTCTATCGGATTTTCGGTTGCGAGAACAAAGAAAGGGCTGTTAAGAGGGAATGTATTGCCCTGAATAGTAACCTGGTACTCCTGCATAGCCTCAAGAAGGGCGGACTGCACCTTTGGGGGCGCACGGTTTATCTCATCCGCAAGTATGAAACTTGCAAATACAGGCCCTTTCACAGTGCTGAACTCACCGTCATGGTGATTGTAAATTCTTGTACCAACAATGTCTGAGGGCAGGAGGTCAGGTGTGAACTGAATCCTTGAAAAGTCAGCATCAATGCATTCTGAAAGTGTCTTTATAGTAAGCGTCTTTGCAATGCCGGGGACACCTTCCAAAAGCACATGCCCCCCTGCTGACAGTGCGATTAGAAGTCTGTCAACAACTTCGTCCTGCCCGACAATGACTCTTTTAACCTCATTTTTGACATTATTGAGAATATCAGAATATTCTGAGGCTCTCCGGTTAAGCTCTTCAATTTCAGCATTCATACTGGCGTCTCCTAATAATCAGTAATGACTAAAAAGTCAAATCTGTAAATCCAGTTTTTAAAGAAATTTTATATAAATGATCCGGATACCGGTGGTTAAAGTGAAGAAACAGAGTGGATTCATTCCGGCCGGATGATATTCCGGCGGGAAACAAAAAAGTCACTCATGAACCAGCCGGTTCACAGATGATGAATGAAACAGTGTAATGTTTCATAGGAGATGCAGTCAGCCACAGATCAGATATGAGAAAATAATTATTCAGGAGATGCGGATTTTTCTGAGATTTTAAACAACAGTTATTTTAGCTATTATTGACAACAGTTATGGGTATTTTTGTGATATAATACAGAAGTGCACTTAATCAGCGAGAGTTGCCGAGTGGTCAAAGGCGCTGGATTTAGGGTCCAGTCTTTAGTAGTTCGCAGGTTCGACTCCTGCCTCTCGCATTTTCAGATAAAGAGATTTTAAAATCAATATAACTTCTTTTCAGCCATATAATCCGGAAAAATAAAATATGACCCGGAATTCCGGATTATAATTATCTGAACATTCTCTGCTCTTTACTCTCAATAGAGTTTCCAGACGGGATTACCATATACATTGCCAAGATTTACCTGAAGATATGCCCTGTCAGTACGCAGTTCTTCCGGAACCTCGTATATCAGGAATCCTTCACTTTTGGCATATCTGCCCAGTATACCTCCAACATAATCATCCTCAAGAATCTCAGGCTTTGTAACGCGCTCAACCGCATCCTCTCTCTCTTCAGTGGAGGAGTAGGGGACACCTTCAAACCAGACAATGAAGTTTCCTGACGGAGGCGCACCAAGCTCCCTCTTTGTTCCGTTGTGCTCAACCCACAGTTCTATAAAGAGAAACTGATTGCCCTCTTTCGGCTTAAACTCCCAGTCGTAGCCGTGTGGCGTAGAATGATACCAGTATGATTCATCGGTGAAAGCATTATAGATGGACATCACCCGGCCGTCCTCCACGCCGCCGTAGGAATACTTCTCCTTTAACTCCATCGCATCAGGAAACTGCTCAACAGGCTGAGGCACCTCAGTTGCCTGCGGTGTGGGAGTTGCTGTAGGGATGGTAATCTTTACAGGTGTCGGCGCCTCTGTCGCCGGCGTATTATCATTAACAGTATCCATACTCACGCATCCGGCTGAAAAAAGCAGAACCAGTGCGACCAGAAAGACAATAAATCTCATACTTTTCTTTCGTAACTGACAGAATATAAATATAGCACAAATTCAAATCTCTGAGGGCAGTACCCGGAAGAGAAATACTGCCCTCAGAACCACGTGTGAGCCGTTTGCCCCACAGATACAAATTAAAACAGAAGAATAATCCTTAACCGGAGTATTAAAAGAATATTTGGCAGGAGAATAATTTACAGAATATTCAGTAAAGAAATTCTTCACAGAACATCCGGCAGAAGGGCACAATCACTCAAATTTCTCCCTGTCTATTCCCATAAGAGTAACTATCCATTTTGTATCTCTGTTTGCCTCAAGAACTGCAATTAATATGACTGTAAACGGCACTGACAGCAGAAGTCCGATAGGGCCAAGCACCCATGACCACAGAACAAGAGTCAGAATTACTATTAATCCCGGCATATTGAAACTGTCCGCGGCAAACTTTGAGAATACGAAATTTTCAACGACTGCATTTATGATACATATACCTGCAATGACTATCACAACACCCCATAATCCAAGCTGGAGCCATGCGAGAAAAATTGCAGGGATGGCCACAATCATCAACCCGATATATGGGATATAACTTAAAAGGACAGTCATCATGCCCCAGAATATTGCAAGATCAATCCCAAGGACGTAGAGCATTCCACCAAAAGAGACACCTAAAACAACATTGGTCTTGGTCTTTACAACAAGCCAGGTGATCATATTGTGGATGACACTCTTTACACCCTCTATTTTTCCGGAATTTTCACCATAAATCCGGTTTATTCTTGCAGGCATCTTCGGGACATCCAAAAGCCCGAAAGTGGTTATAACAATTATGAAAAAGGCATCCATAGCAAGCTGAGAACCTCCGGATGCAGCCCCCAATATTATTTTAGAG
The sequence above is a segment of the Methanoplanus limicola DSM 2279 genome. Coding sequences within it:
- a CDS encoding vWA domain-containing protein, with the protein product MAGFYSPEWLLGLLILPVCWYYIEISARKRKQEAMAFSRVSFLKSTLGDLSKSRKPKILVILILAAIGCIFIGLADPHIPLEQTKEGVSVVLVMDNSGSMQATDYSPNRLEAAKGAAEELIKDLDPKDYAGIVVFESGASTASYLTPDKERVIENLNDIMSKDGATAIGDGLALGINMADSIPNQKKVVILLSDGVNNAGVISPQEAEAYAKESNIQVFTIGMGSNQPVVLGYDWFGNPQYAELDEATLQEIADSTGGKYFKSVDDRTLSDIYSSLNSEIKREKEDTSIAFVFYIISAVLLLGEIYIRYGRGRIIQ
- a CDS encoding DUF58 domain-containing protein translates to MKFKIPGFKREAVSETVAAPGRDVRDLIKKISDVELYTKIYVEGLQSGQHRSVFKGQGIEFTDIREYVPGDDVRAIDWNVTARLNHPYIKEFTEERDQTFYLVPDYSGSGSFGLVVPKYERMIEICASIGFAAIKNNDRVGLCIFTDRVEKFIPAGRGRKHLIKILNTMTEFVPESKGTDISPAISFLSKTVKRKSSVILISDFYAEGYRKPLKIMKGRHEVIAIRLTDPRESELPDVGLIELEDPETGEQILIDTSDESVRIRFEESVREADEKVFNSFKRCRIGCVDLKTTDRYDIVLKKFFSGEIKRGV
- a CDS encoding AAA family ATPase, with the protein product MNAEIEELNRRASEYSDILNNVKNEVKRVIVGQDEVVDRLLIALSAGGHVLLEGVPGIAKTLTIKTLSECIDADFSRIQFTPDLLPSDIVGTRIYNHHDGEFSTVKGPVFASFILADEINRAPPKVQSALLEAMQEYQVTIQGNTFPLNSPFFVLATENPIESEGTYPLPEAQVDRFMFKVMMTYPSLSDEVIILDRFTEGFASKPERVIPAEKIIEIQKFVKEIYAESEIKKYCAALVDATRNPDRYGLDAGNYISCGASPRASIYLVLGAKAYALLKGRGYVTPQDVKSIAADVLRHRILLTYEAEAEEVTTDDLIEKILQSVPVP
- a CDS encoding AI-2E family transporter produces the protein MSENAQNSALLYSLLSVALVFIILLAMKEAAYIVNMVLISLILILLGVPLLLALKRRGFSDISAVVLIITLYLLIIAGFLFLIYQSFEMLLINMPKYEDLFQERLSGLITLLGSLGVDIDSVITYLRPDWNMISKIILGAASGGSQLAMDAFFIIVITTFGLLDVPKMPARINRIYGENSGKIEGVKSVIHNMITWLVVKTKTNVVLGVSFGGMLYVLGIDLAIFWGMMTVLLSYIPYIGLMIVAIPAIFLAWLQLGLWGVVIVIAGICIINAVVENFVFSKFAADSFNMPGLIVILTLVLWSWVLGPIGLLLSVPFTVILIAVLEANRDTKWIVTLMGIDREKFE